The following is a genomic window from Elaeis guineensis isolate ETL-2024a chromosome 10, EG11, whole genome shotgun sequence.
TCCTCGTCCTCCCAATTTCTCCGAGCTCTCCACTCCCTCGCCTCTCCGTCGCTTCCCCGTCCCCCTCTAGATCATGGGCGAGCCCCGCCGCCGCCCGATTGCAGATCCCCCGCCGCTGGATCGGCCCCCGCCGCCCCCGTGCTCGATTCGGTTACTGCTCCCCACCACAACGCTCTCCTTGGCTCCAGAAAGGTGCGATTTAcccttttccttcttcctcctACTATTCTTCTTTTCCATGGGCTTAGGATTCAGTGGTATTTGATCTATAGTTCTGTCGAACTCCTGATAATAGTAGGTGTTAGCTCTGTGAAAGATGAAAACTTTATTAGGGTTTTTCTGCAGGGAGAAGGATTGATGGGGAAAAATTCCTGCTGAGTAGAATTTCGTAATCCTATATTCGCTGGTTATACTGCTAaggaaaaagattattctacgaGGCTATTAACGAATTGCGCGAGAATATGCTGACACCATGGTTTATAATCATTGTAATCGTGAAGAGGTCCCCATTTGTTGTGCATGTATATATGGTGGGATTTTAAATAGCGGCTATTTCTTTCTTCATTTGATCTTTTCAcgtttatgaaaaataaattgtcATTCCGCGTCAATACTTTGATGCATAAATGCACTAACCGTAATATATTATTATGAAACTGTGTAATTACCCTGGCCGCCACCAACTAAACACATGCTACCACGGGATCTCACATACTCCCTCCGTCTACGTCCTGACATCCTTTTGCAAGCTAGGGATTTCCAAAGCCAATCAAACCCAACCACAAACTCTATGATTGGCTCGTGATCATCTCCTAAAAGAATTATGGCTCAGTGTCTCCTAGTCCATATTGCTATGGCGTGCATTGACCTGGATACCATTATAGCAACTCAGGACCTCACAGAAAAAGGCTTACCAGAAGGTATTGTTTGGATTTTTTAGCCTGATAAGTACCCGAGATCTTTCTAATGTACAACCAATGTGGATTGAACCCACGCCAGCATAGGCTCCCACAAATTTTAATGTTTGAAATGCCATTTTATCAAGTGCCACCATtaatttttgttgttgttgttgcctCTGCTGTTTAGAATGTCTATAACAGCTATTATGGCAGCAACTGTTCTGTCCTGGGAGTATTCATCGAAATCTGGGGAAGACAATTCTAGCCATTATTTCTGCTATAATGCCCAATAACAGTAACCCTCAGGCATCGTTATAACAGGATTACTGAATTGTTGGTACCTTTGCATGGCAGTTAAATAAAATCCCAGAAAAGATGTAGAAGAATCTTAGTCATGTCTACTAGAGTGCCAATCACGGCAGTTGGATGGGCCTTCTACTTTCTTGAAAACCTCATAGGCACTCTCATGTGCACTTGtacaaatatttttgacataatacAAGCATCCTAGACATGTGCATAACTTAACTGTTAGTTGTACGAATGAATAAGCCACTTGTACATGGCTAATTAGTGCCAGTATTATCTTAGTCCTTTTATAATATGGCTTTGCCTGATGTTAAAGCTGTATTCATGACAGCTATATGCAATAAGAAAATAAAGTCCTCTTGTGTTGATCTTCTGATTAGATGATTTGTATATTGTACTGATTTTTTTTAACCTTTGATTCTCAAAAGTAATAGAACCCATTCAGTCAATAGAGCAATGGTTAGCTGATTTTTGATAGTCTGGATAGAATGGATTACTTCTCATAATCCTTATGTCATTAGATTAAATGTTATGTCCCTGGATTTTGTGGAAGGATAACCTCTTGTGCTAATTGATTCAGTTATTATTTCACATGATTAAACTCTAACCTTTATTCTCTCTGTTTCTGTTTTTTTCTTTCCTCATTTtcacttcttctccttcttctttttcatctttttggTCATACTTATCTAAAACTGAAAACTTAGGGATGCactcatgtgtgtgtgtgtgtgtgtgtgtgttgtacaGAACTGGGTCCTCAGTATGGGGCTGATTCGCTTTAAGTTATAGAGACTTATGACACATTGTGTTCTAGAGCTAGACGGTTGTCCTTTTTATGTACTTTTTTTTTGTATGTTGAATAAATTAATTTCTTTAGAGTTCTTGGGTCATGCTAATGGCTTCTGGAGATTTGTTAAGCCTGAGCTTGAGTCTTATCAGGGACAGGTGGCATGTTGTGCATGGGAAACCAGAAATAATGTGATGCCTGAAAAAGCATACCGATCAAATTACCTGGATAGTAGTTGTATTAAGACACCCAAAGGTTGGTGTTTTTCAGGAGCCAAGAAAATATTAGAGTTTAGGCGAATGCCCAACTGAATCCTCATCTTTCCATTGCCGTCCTCTTAAATGCTGCTACAACAACAGTCATAATGCATTTGAAGTCAGTTGTTTAAATTTTTACATCAACAATTTCATCAACaagaatgattaatttttttgtaatGTATTGttggaaaaggagaggaagatatTTGCTTTAACTCTAGTGGGCTGAAGAGATGCAAAagttaagatattttttattacaaaaaaaggTTCCCCCCTACCTCCTGTTTGAGGGAGTTTGCAAATTATTGCTCCAGCAGATTATGTGAGTGAAAGATAAACCACCCTCTATAATTATGTCCAGAATCTTAAGTAAGATTGAGGTAATCTTCCAAAAACATGTAATAAGTTTTCTTATGATGCTACTAAGGCAATGATTTAGCTCAGTTAAATTTAACTTCCATTATTTACTGTTATTTGTTTTGAAAGTCTCGTAATTGCTGCTGCAATAAAAGTTATAATGCAGTTGAAATGAACAACTCAAATGCTTATATCAACAACCTCATCTTAAAGAATCACTACCTTTTTCTTGATATATTGTTGGAAAGAATGAGAGGAAGATGAGAGCCTTAACTCAAATGGGTCAAAAATATCCAAAAGCTAAGGATTTTTTTGGTATAAAGACTGGTTTGCTCACAACCTTTTGTTATGACGGAGTGTGCCAGATCATTGTGCACCAAAGTGTTTGGAGTAAAATATAAACCACCCTTCATAATTATGCCCATAATATTAATAAGACGGGCGAGCTCCTAATGGTATTAACAGATGTGCTTGTCATGTTGCTCTGGAGGCAATAATTGGGCTTGGTTAAATTTCACTTCCATTATTTTTTGCTATTGTTATCAATGTTTCATGAAGTTCACTGTTTATGCAGCTTTGGGCCTATGAACAAATCCCTCCGAGCTATTCGATCAAACTGGTGCATACTGGTACACAAGGATTACCTCGTTGGTTTTCTGGGATTGCGCATGGTGGAACTATGACACATCTGTCAGACCAAGTCATCTCTCAGCTTTCTAATTCAACTGAAAAGAATGTATGCAATTCCACCAGCTCTGCATTTATAGTTTAATATTGAATTGGAGTTTATCTGATATTTGCTTTTATTTGTTATTGATTTTATCAAAACATCATTTTGTGAAAAGCTTTTGCGGAGGACATGTAATGGAAAGGAGGGAGATTGTTCGAAGGTTATTGCTTTCAGCCCATTGGAGGGGAGCCATACAAAAGAACGAAAAAGTGGATTGGGGGATGAAAGCTCGAAGATAAAGAGAATGGAGCTTTCACAGAAAATTACTTATGCTCTCATACCAGCACTGCTTCTTGTGTCAAAATCTGCAGCGACCACTTCCTTACTGATTTTCTCAGTATACTGGCAGATATATGGGTTTTTTAAGGAGATTTTTCTGGATTATGTTCACCAAGAGGTCACCCGAAAATGGGTTTTAATATATTTCAAGTTGCTCCTTTTGATCTTGGCCAAGGACACTATCCTTGATTTCGATCTGGTGTAATATCATCATTTTCCTGAGTTTGGAGACCAGGCTGGCATCATCATCTATATGCTGAAGGATAATCTTTGGGGGATAATGTCCTACCTGTGACTTTCCTccattgaaattttctgatttatcttttccttttctttaatGCTTTTTGATGGCACGGAGGCGTTCATGGATTAACATGTGcatgctgaatctgaacaaattGGAAGGATGACTTCATGGGGCGTGTGAAACTAGGTTATGTATTTTGTAttataataaatgaatgatgatgttcTTTCTCATAAAAcccaaaagtttttttttccttGCTCGTATGTTGACCCTGATAGATTTTGTCAGGTGGAGGATTTCTGGTTTAATTCGAGTTATCAGCTGTCCGTCATGAATGATAATTACCTTCATTCATCTGTTTTCTTTAGATGATTCCACTATTTATTGATGGATTATGCATTATCTATTGCAAACAATGAAAATGGCGTGGTGGATGAGTATAGTTGCGTGGAAAGTTTAATGGATGTGAAGGTGGTCATGTGGGTAGTAAAATCAATAACATTAACTTGCATTTTCTAATGTACAATGAATTTGTGTTGAATCTTAATTTTGGTTTCTTATCTATTGCTTTGTTATGTGCTTGAGTGAGTGTATTTTAATGTGGGACTTTTTATGATCTACAAGTGAAAACCGGGACTTTCAGAGATACCAATACTGATAAGCTCATAGGTGGCTATTCTTTTTTACTTAGTCTTGGAAATATATAATtcaattctctcttttctttctgttattattagtatttttattattcttgttagagtaaattaaaaaaaattatcaatttaagtttaaatttaaaaatagctattcaaatttaaaaattagctaTCCATTCGAGTTTCAGATAAAagtaatttttcatttgaaacataatttaaaaaataattattcaaataAAAATGAAATGATCTAACTATCTTTACAGTTATAAAAtgtatactattataaaataatattatattattataaaattatattatattattataaaataatattatattattgtaaaataatattacaataaaagaatattacactatgataatataatactatcttattgtaaaggtatactatattaatataatataataaagtaacagtgtattattataaaagaatactacacAAATATAATGTAATGTtatcttattgtaaaaaaatattatattaatataatataataatataatataatattattataaaataatattatattaatataatataatattatcttattgtaaaaaaatattacactatgataatataatattacggTATTTTAAAGGATATAAGGATCAGTTCAACCAAAATGGGTAGTTGTTTTTAATTTATGTTTCAAATGAATAgctatttttatttgaaacttaagtGAATAATTACTTTTAAGTGAAAAGTATAGATGGAAATTTATttctagttttttatttttattattattatttatatttttctattgTTATCACTGCATCATactgatgattattttttttattttttatattatataaaataaaaaatgaaatttAAAGAGCTTTCTGTCTTGCTATCTCTAATGATACGATACTTAACAATATTCTTTGATCATCAACTCTTAAGTTTGTTAGTTATAAGTAGGATCTTCCTTACAgactaatattaatttattagccAACATTATCAATTTGCGGTTGAGTCTAGCATCTCCATTTATCATTCTATTGATGCAACTTGGTAGTCTTGGTTTGTTTTCGTACTGGGGTCATGTACATGAGACATCTTTGATCATCCTTACATTGTGGCATTGGGTCACATGGCATGTTTTAGTCTCCACATTATGAGTGCCAATCGAAGTGACATTTCGCCTATAAATTTGGTGCCAGGATATTCTTTGTGTAAGGTGGCCAACCTTTTGGCTGATGTTCTTTGAAACGGGCAGTGGAGTTATTGCTTTAGCCATTTAAGAAGAAGATCCGATTTAGATGCCCTCCTTACCGTTCTATATTTCTTGGAAGTGGGCCAAAAAGTTACCACTTGGATTGTAGAGATCCAAGGATGTATTTAGCTCAAGAGAAAGCAGGACTAACATTTGGCACGAACAATGGATTGATGGAAGGGTGGATAGGAGAGAAAGAATGGATAAAGAAATAAATGGATATTCTATCCATCCTCTCATATATTTAGTAAAATATGGAAGGATAGATGTGAATTATTCCCTCTACTTTTTGAtatagaaggaaagaaaagaaggatagatggtatttataaatatttttattaaactatcttttaataaaaagtattattattattaatttataatacttatttatactaaaaaatggagtaatatataaattaaaatctttatgatttataattatataaatatttaatttaatttagtttaataaataatttaataaattaattatatatgaataaatttatttatatataattatttaaataattaatcaatttataatttaatttaaatagttaattaattttgtataaatagttaactaaaaataataaatataaataaaaatggaAGAtaggtttaattatttatttataattatggaATTGTGTGTTGAAATTAAAAAGttttaatatgaaatttaatagtataggataaatggTATAAgtaaaactaaaaatatatatataaataaaataaataaaaaattataaaagtgataggatttcgTTTAAAGGTTTATAAAGGGTATTGTTGCCTAAAAAGATTAGTAACTCAAAAGAGAGGAAATGAATTGGCTTCTTTAATAACTTTAactaaatttgaaatctaaataatAACATACTTCAATGTTAAGCTAACTTGAGTATTTGTGAGATGTAGAATATGTACAGTGGAATTAAGCAATGTAAaacttaaaataataaatataaagtaAAAAGTAAAGCATATGAAATAAGCACACCATAAAGACAAGtaattttatagtagttcgatgcaATCCCATACTTACATCAACTTCCTAAGCTCCtcttgagaatttcactataatcagtacaattataatgtatttattttactcaggatcataaataaattcagtTAATTTTTTGAACTCATCAACTAAAATCGAATATCGATTATTTTTTGAGTTCACAATCAATGCAGCTAGTTTTCtgagctcaccaaccaaaaccaACCATATTCAATTTCAAGCTTGGACGAGTCTTGATCCTaagtttttttctctcaaaaaaacttATCAAGAAAATAGGATATAAGATAACAATTTTCAGCACAATAAAAATAGAGAACAAAAACTCTTTAAAAGCTCGAAGAAAGTTGACGAAGAGTTGCTCAAATGAAACTTAACTTCTTTTTCTTGATGCTTGGAAGGATATTGTTGATGATGGAGAAAGCTGCACTTGAATGCATACAGAATTCTTGCACTAAATCCCTCTTTGTTTCCTTTCTTAAAGAATATTCAATGAACTCTCTCAAAATGATGAATATATCTTTCTAATTTGTTTCTCCTTATTTTCACGTGATCCTCGGACCTTTTAAAGTTGTTTAAATTGAAAACTAGCCATTTGTGCTTGTTGGGAATGAAATCTAACTGTTCTAACAAACTTTGAATGTTTCTGCAACtttctttgtataatttgttatGACTGTGAGAAACTTGAGAGTCGACTCGAATAGGTTTGGAGTCGACTCGAGATCTTCGGGAGTCGACTTAAACACTAtatccaaaaaattatttctctattttttttgagagagtcgACTCAAGTTGTGCTAGAGTCAACTCGAGGTCTATGCTGATGCCATCCTGCATGCCAGAGTCGACTCATTTTCTCCTGGGATTGACTATTGTGAGCTAGATTTGTGGAACGAATGAAGTTTTTAGCTTGACATCTTAAGAAAATTTCTTTTAATGATGATTTTTTCGTTTTGAATACAGAAATCCTACATCCACTCTTAAACTATATGATTAGTATCAtaatttcttaatattttataatcatcaaaatcaatcatagggtcaacagataattttatcaatatagaAACTCACTTCTCACATACTCTATCCATTATTCCTTACATTCACCAATTTAGAAGATGCAAAATGATGGGTCCAGATGGATAGATAATTCTTTCTTTTTATCCatcatctctaaaattttttgaatcaaataatGGATAGAGGTCATTCATCCTTCCAACTCCATCCATCTATTTAACCTTTATTCATGCCAAACAGTCcagaaattttggagaaaaaggaATTCTGGTCAAACAAGAATATAAATGAGTTGAAATATGTtttgtgaaaaaaatttatatgggTATTTGGAATAAAATATATGTTGGAATTAGATCATCTTTTTATATTGATTATCCTTGATGGAAGAATTATACCTTTAGCTTGGAGTTCTAAAAACTCAAACTAGACCATCAATAATTTGTGAAATAATTATTCTTGTAGCATAAATATTTCTATCACCCTCTAATCAAAGAATCAAATGTCGCCACGTGCACTGATATGACCTATGATTTCTATGAAGTACTTCGGATTGGACGATGCAAGTACAAACCTTCCCTAGAGACTCTGAGctgtattataatttttaaatcaataatattattttgaaagaAACTATATCGTTACTCAACTAGAGTTCTACGTGGGCAATGCAAGTGTCGGACAAAAATGTACATCCTCGACAAAAAGATCACAAAATTATGCAAGAATGAGATCAGCATTATAGTAGAGATTAGCATACTGGAATTGTAATTAAACAAAAAAAGTCTGAATTAAATGATAAGCCACTGAGGAGAATTAGAGTAAAGAAAAGGTGAGAAACGTGGGGCTCATTATTGGAGGTGGACCGGCCTCACACTCCATTCGCCTTCCAAGCCAGCTTGGGAGATCGTGGGGGAGTAAAAAGCGTGATGGCACGACGCTTTCCACTCGGTATGACAGCGTTTCAAGGGCTTGCAAATTAGAGGAACAACTTGATGTTGATTAGAGAGGGACCAATTGCCTGCCCGCTGGCCATCTCACCTTTTTTTGGAAGTCTTGTTAACATCAAAATTACTTGCTCCTGGCCCTTTCTCACGAGGAATTATTGCATGCACTACGTACAAGAATACATTCGTGCACGCCCTCGATCACCAAGATGTATTAGCATGGTTTCATTCATTCTGCACTCATGTCAATCATGGAACCACAATAATATATCTCAATGATTGGTGGCATGTGTTAGAAAAAATTCTTTCGcaaagagaattttatcaaatcgAGGATACAAAAAAGAAAACTCGGAAGTATGTGATCAGCATCCTAAGATGAATTTTCAATCTGTATATTGgtatttatcaaaaattctatccCAAGATACGATTGGATGGCAAAATCAATTCGATCCGATGGGTATGCATCTtatccaaatccgatcaaacCTGAAAAATAGGATTTGATTGGGTTTGGAttcggatttgaaaaaaattcgaAAATTGTAGTACGGATATGGATAGAATATGGATAGTGCTGTTTTCTATTCGAATCCGAATTCAAATCCGAATCCGATCCGAACCTACGGATATGGGTAATACCCAAACCTAAATCCATACCcgaatacacacacatatatatatagatgatctctctctctctttatacacacacgatctatctctatatataaatattcaatttatagttaatgtgataattatattagttttattaattattaaattgtacttgtatatttttttcttcattctcattaTCTTTTAGTATCACCGCTTCTTTtttacttaatatttttttattatagaataagataattaatatttttatatcttaaaaatattataattttgaattctttatctttttgaacAAGTCCTAATAGAGGCGgtcttattttatttaaaaataatatccttCCATCTTTATAAAATGAGGAatataaatttattcaaaatatcaataataataataatatttttttttctttattatgattttatcttcaaATAGACAATTTCAATTCATCCCAAGATAGTGATTTATCTTTAATTCATCccataaaaattaagtttaaaataaaaaaaatacatcaagtaTATGTCAATCAAGTCAATAAAATAATTGAATCTAATAAATAACTATTTATATACTATATAATcattaacatatattttataataaaaataattagtagCTTTGGTTCTAAAGTAAAAAAATGAAAGTAAAATATTCTAATCACATATTGCAGGTAAGTAACGTACTTGTGGAGTTGCATTTGTCACTTCATGAAATTATTTGAAAGTTTGGTATTCAAGTTCACTACTTTTAGAGCACTATACTAGATTTTCATGGATAAAATAATagatttaataatttattctatattgaattgtaattctatttttatatttgatttctataaatctagaCTTATAAATTATGGTCTACGTTGAATtgataattctgttttggttgataatatgcataaaattattttggttgtttatttttttggatatgggatGGGTATGGGGCGGATATGGGGAAATAGATTACCCATAGGTGTCTCCGAATCCATTGGATATAGAGAtagatatctcttttcttatccgatcggaTATCGGATAGAGTTTGGGTATAGAGTATTAAATTTGGATTTGAAGATGGGTAGTACAATATCCTAACCaaatcctacccattgccatctttCGAGATATCCTCTTTTAAAGCATGATCGTTGATAAAAAGTATGATGAGATGagaaaagaattaaaaattaaaatctacttCTCTTTTTGATCCAAGCAAAAGtgggcaagaaaaaaaaaatataaaagtatcaaaaagaaatta
Proteins encoded in this region:
- the LOC105052741 gene encoding succinate dehydrogenase subunit 4, mitochondrial, translated to MAALLLTRSKTLNLSGLLHRSSSPIDAFPSSSSQFLRALHSLASPSLPRPPLDHGRAPPPPDCRSPAAGSAPAAPVLDSVTAPHHNALLGSRKLWAYEQIPPSYSIKLVHTGTQGLPRWFSGIAHGGTMTHLSDQVISQLSNSTEKNLLRRTCNGKEGDCSKVIAFSPLEGSHTKERKSGLGDESSKIKRMELSQKITYALIPALLLVSKSAATTSLLIFSVYWQIYGFFKEIFLDYVHQEVTRKWVLIYFKLLLLILAKDTILDFDLV